From a single Oceanobacillus kimchii X50 genomic region:
- a CDS encoding PTS sugar transporter subunit IIB, whose product MKFLAVCGSGLGTSFMVEMNINQILNELGVTGVEVSHSDLSSAAPGDADVFFLAKDIAEGGSHLGEVVVMESIIDMDELRSKVKQVVEEKGLV is encoded by the coding sequence ATGAAATTTTTAGCTGTTTGTGGTTCAGGTTTAGGAACGAGTTTTATGGTAGAGATGAATATCAACCAAATTTTAAACGAACTAGGTGTAACAGGTGTTGAAGTATCTCATTCTGATTTGAGTTCGGCAGCGCCGGGAGATGCTGATGTATTTTTCCTTGCAAAAGATATTGCTGAAGGGGGATCACATTTAGGTGAAGTGGTCGTTATGGAGAGCATCATTGATATGGATGAATTAAGATCAAAAGTAAAACAAGTAGTGGAAGAAAAAGGACTGGTTTAA
- a CDS encoding BglG family transcription antiterminator, translating into MFDQRSYKLLEELIKHDKITKQEILIQLNLSERQLMYDLEKVNEVLTVNDLPSIKISNQVIIIKKQLKTLFKTNNLDLNANQFVISEQDRSYLIYLYTFIRREPISNYHIQLLLGVSKNTALNDVKRLKEISKNRNVDFIYTRLDGYHFVGTELDKRRLAIYCVNHLLSQPLGKEIIVLALKSWGKEEVLVETQQIIDQYLESKELSLVKSRKTEMIIYLTLIKVRLLKKELSFKSLEKQMLEGQSMFKHGKALSRKLFPGGGEEESYFVTIQLLMTLHVVPISENPALEVLAGQIMDEFEKNTLLPIEDKEFLKQSLYNHLVPAFFRISFEIPLFNPLTDRIQTEYTELFQFVKRSLTPLTLWTGKEISKDEIGCFTILFGGFLDKGKKMNSEKITGLIICSNGVSSSIMLEAQLRDLFPDIRLLRVSNRDRLEDIPTDTYDVVFSTVRVTSVKPVFMVKPLLSDVEKNYLIRSVLQQFPRLNERNVSVDQLMELIKKHSEVKDEYKLYSEIVHLFYAQNKIKGMDKPMLSELLTKETIHFTEEKLDWRNAINKASQPLVESNKIQKQYVDAMIKKVEEVGTYIHIGKGVAIPHARPENGVNQLGMSFLRTKSSVLLLNQEEHKIDIFICLAAIDSEAHLKALAQLTKILGDNELLDSLKSAETAEQVIEIIKKGENQ; encoded by the coding sequence TTGTTTGATCAACGATCTTATAAATTGTTAGAAGAATTAATAAAACATGACAAAATAACAAAGCAAGAGATATTAATCCAATTAAACTTATCTGAACGACAGTTAATGTATGACTTGGAGAAAGTGAACGAAGTACTAACGGTCAATGACTTACCGTCAATTAAAATATCAAACCAGGTCATTATTATTAAGAAACAACTAAAGACGTTATTTAAAACTAACAATTTAGATCTTAATGCTAATCAGTTCGTTATATCTGAACAGGATAGATCATACTTGATCTATTTGTATACATTTATTAGAAGAGAGCCTATTTCTAATTACCATATTCAGCTGTTACTGGGAGTTAGTAAGAATACAGCTCTTAACGATGTAAAAAGATTGAAAGAAATAAGTAAGAATAGGAATGTTGACTTTATTTATACTCGTTTGGATGGATATCATTTTGTTGGTACTGAATTAGACAAGCGGAGGCTAGCAATATATTGTGTCAATCATTTACTGTCTCAACCACTTGGGAAAGAAATAATTGTCTTGGCACTTAAGTCTTGGGGTAAGGAAGAAGTTCTTGTAGAAACACAGCAGATTATTGATCAGTATTTGGAGTCTAAAGAGCTATCGTTAGTTAAAAGTAGAAAAACAGAGATGATTATCTACCTAACTCTAATAAAAGTTCGTCTGTTGAAGAAGGAGTTATCTTTTAAAAGTTTAGAAAAACAGATGCTTGAAGGGCAGAGTATGTTTAAGCATGGTAAAGCATTATCAAGAAAATTATTTCCTGGAGGAGGTGAGGAGGAAAGTTATTTTGTAACGATACAGTTATTGATGACACTTCATGTAGTCCCAATCTCTGAAAATCCTGCTTTAGAGGTATTAGCAGGACAGATTATGGATGAATTTGAAAAAAATACGTTACTACCAATTGAAGATAAAGAGTTTCTAAAGCAAAGTCTATATAATCATTTAGTTCCAGCATTTTTTAGGATTTCATTTGAGATTCCGCTTTTTAATCCATTAACTGATCGAATACAGACGGAGTATACAGAACTTTTTCAATTTGTTAAGCGATCATTAACCCCGTTGACGCTTTGGACTGGCAAAGAAATTAGCAAAGATGAAATTGGATGTTTCACTATACTTTTCGGGGGGTTCTTGGATAAAGGTAAAAAGATGAATTCAGAGAAAATAACTGGGTTAATTATCTGTTCGAATGGAGTAAGCTCGTCAATCATGTTAGAGGCGCAATTAAGAGACCTGTTTCCTGATATTCGTTTGTTGAGAGTAAGTAATCGTGACAGATTGGAAGATATACCTACAGACACGTATGACGTAGTATTTTCAACGGTTCGTGTTACTTCCGTAAAGCCAGTCTTCATGGTTAAGCCTTTACTATCAGATGTGGAAAAGAATTATTTAATTCGATCCGTATTACAACAATTTCCAAGGTTGAATGAACGAAATGTCTCGGTGGATCAGTTAATGGAGCTAATTAAGAAACATTCAGAGGTAAAAGATGAATATAAGCTATATTCCGAAATAGTTCATTTATTTTATGCACAAAACAAAATCAAGGGGATGGACAAACCAATGTTATCAGAGTTATTAACAAAAGAAACAATCCATTTTACAGAGGAAAAATTGGATTGGAGAAATGCAATCAATAAAGCATCACAACCATTGGTAGAATCCAATAAAATACAGAAGCAGTATGTGGATGCGATGATAAAGAAAGTGGAAGAAGTGGGTACGTATATTCACATTGGAAAAGGGGTCGCTATTCCACATGCGAGACCGGAAAATGGAGTGAATCAGCTAGGGATGTCCTTCCTTAGAACAAAATCATCAGTTTTGCTTTTAAATCAGGAGGAACATAAAATTGATATCTTTATTTGTTTAGCTGCGATAGATAGTGAAGCACATCTAAAGGCACTTGCACAGTTAACAAAAATTTTAGGTGACAATGAATTACTAGACTCTTTAAAATCAGCTGAAACGGCAGAGCAAGTCATTGAAATTATAAAAAAAGGAGAGAATCAATAA